CGGCGTCGCAGCTGGGTGAAGTCCATCTCCTCGTTGCAGGCGCGGGCTGTGCCGCAGTCGCTGACGAAGCCGCGAAGATTGCGGGCGTGGGCAAGGTGCATCTGGCCGACGACGCTTCGCTGGGTCATGCACTCGCGGAGAACGCCGCGCCGCTGATCGTGGGCCTGATGGACAGCCACGATGCGGTGCTGTTCCCGGCAACCAGCAACGGCAAGAACATCGCCCCGCGCGTGGCGGCGTTGCTCGACGTGATGCAGATTTCGGACATTCTGTCGGTGGAAGGCGCGGACACGTTCACGCGTCCGATCTATGCCGGCAACGCCATCGCCACCGTGAAGACCAGCGACAAGAAGCTGGTGATCACGGTTCGCGGCACGGCCTTCGCCAAGGCGGACGCCAATGGCGGTTCGGGTACGGTGGAAGCCGTTTCCGGCGCCAGCGACACCGGCATCTCGAAGTTCGTGTCGGCCGAGATTGCGAAGTCGGAGCGTCCGGAACTGACTTCGGCGAAGATCATCGTCTCTGGTGGCCGCGCGCTGCAGAACAGCGAGAACTTCCACAGCATCATCGAGCCGCTGGCGGACAAGCTGGGTGCCGGCGTCGGCGCATCGCGCGCCGCGGTGGACGCGGGCTATGTTCCCAACGACTATCAGGTCGGCCAGACCGGCAAGATCGTCGCGCCGGAAGTCTATATCGCGGTCGGCATTTCCGGCGCGATCCAGCATCTGGCGGGCATGAAGGACTCCAAGACGATCATCGCGATCAACAAGGACGAAGACGCCCCGATCTTCCAGGTCGCAGACATCGGCCTCGTCGGAGACCTCTTCAAGATCGTCCCCGAACTGACCGAAAAGCTTTGACCTTTCCCGCCGCCCTGGCCTCCGCCGGGGCGGCGTATTGGAGTTTTGTATGACGATCGCGCTTTCCGACACCGGCCTGCTCCGCGAGCAATGCTATATCGACGGCGTCTGGACCGGGGCGGGCACGATTGCCGTGACCGATCCGGCGACCGACGAAACGCTGGCGTCGGTGCCCGATCTGGGCGTGGACGATACCCGCGCCGCGATCGCCGCCGCCGAGGCCGCGCTGCCCGAATGGCGCGCGAAGACTGCGGGCGAGCGTTCGCGCATCCTGCGGCGCTGGTTCGACCTGATCATCGCCGCACAGGACGATCTCGCGATGATCCTCACCCGCGAGCAGGGCAAGCCGCTGGCCGAGGCCAAGGGAGAGATCGCCTATGCCGCCGCCTTCATCGAATGGTTCGCCGAGGAAGCGAAGCGCGTTTATGGCGAAGTGATCCCCAGCCACCGCGCTGACAGCCGAATCGTCGTCATCAAGCAGCCGGTCGGCGTGGTCGCCGCGATCACGCCGTGGAATTTCCCCGCGGCGATGATCACCCGCAAGGCCGCGCCGGCGCTGGCGTCGGGCTGCACGATGGTGCTCAAGCCCGCGACCCAGACGCCGCTGACCGCACTGGCGCTGGCGGTGCTGGCCGAGCGGGCGGGCATCCCGAAAGGCGTGTTCAACGTCGTCACCGGGTCGTCGCGCGTGATCGGTGGCGAACTGACCGGCAATGCCTCGGTGCGCAAGCTCAGCTTCACCGGATCGACCGAGGTCGGCAAGACGCTGATGGCCCAGTGCGCGCCGACGATGAAGAAGCTGTCGATGGAGCTTGGCGGCAACGCGCCCTTCATCGTCTTCGCCGATGCCGATCTCGACGCGGCGGTCGAAGGCGCGATCGCGTCCAAGTACCGCAACAGCGGCCAGACCTGTGTCTGCGTGAACCGCATCCTCGTCCAGCGGGAGATCGCTGCCGAATTCGAGAAGAAGCTGGCGGCCGCGGTCGCCGCGCTGAAGGTCGGGCCGGGCACCGGCGCGGGCGTGGTGCAGGGGCCGCTGATCGACGAAAAGGCCGTCGAAAAGGTCGAGGAGCATATCGCCGACGCAGTCGCCAAGGGCGGCCGCCTGATCCTGGGCGGGCATCGCCACCCCCTGGGCCACAGCTTCTTCGAGCCGACCATCGTGGCGGATTGCACGCCGGAGATGGAACTGGCGCGCGAAGAGACATTCGGCCCGCTGGCCTCGATCTTCACCTTCGAAACCGAAGCCGAAGCAATCGCGCTAGCCAACGATACGGAGGTCGGTCTTGCCGGCTATTTCTACACCCGCGACCTCGCCCGCGCCTGGCGCGTCGGCGAAGCGATGGAGGTCGGCATGGTGGGCATCAACACCGGCCTGATTTCCACCGAAGTCGCACCGTTCGGCGGGATCAAGGAATCGGGCATGGGCCGCGAAGGCTCGCACCACGGGATCGAGGATTATGTGGAGATCAAATATCTCTGCATGAGCGGTCTCTAGGCCGGTCAGGCCGCCTGCATCGCGGCGAGCAGGGTCGCCCGGATTTCGTGCTTCAGCACCTTGCCCGTCGCGTTCCGGGGCAGGGCATCCCACAGTTCGACGCGCTCGGGGCGCTTGAAGGCGGCAAGGCCCTTGCCGGCGAGATAGGCGCCCAGCGTCGCGAGATCGGGGGCCGCGCCGCTCGTGGCGACCACCACCGCACAGGCGCGCTCGCCCGTAACCGGATCGGGCAGGCCGACGATCGCGACTTCGGCCACCTCGGGATGCTCGAGCAGGATATCCTCGACTTCCTTGGGAGAGATATTCTCGCCCTTGCGGATGATGATGTCCTTCGCGCGCCCGGAGACGACCAGATATTCGCCGTCGATCCAGCGGCCGATATCGCCCGTCCGGTAGAAACCCCCATCGTCGAACACGCTGGCTTCGTCCTCGGCATGGACATAGCCGACCAGCATCTGCGGCCCGCGCGCATAGATTTCGCCTTCGTCGGCGCTCGCCGCGACATGGCTGCCCAGCCGCACTTCGGCGATGCCCGGCCGCCCATCGGTCTCGGCGGCATGCGTCAGGTCGTCGCGGCCGATCGATCCGACGGTGGTGACGGGCACCTCGGTCGAGCCATAGACGCGACTAACCACGGCGTTCTCGAACTGTGCAACGCCTTCGCGGATCACGGCCGGAGGGATCGCCGCGCCGCCGCAGATGAAAAGTTTCAGCGAAGGCAGGCGAGTGCCGCGCGTGCGTGCGGCGGCGATCAGCCCTTCGAGGAACGGCGTCGCGCCGGCCATATGGGTGCAGCCGTGGCGCTCGATCAGCTCGACACAGGCATCCGCGTCCCATTGCTCCATCAGCACCGCGCTGGCGCCCAGCAGCAGCGGCAGTTCGAACGCATAGATCGAGCCGCCGATATGGCTGACCGGGGACGGTACGATGAACCGGTCGCCCGGTTCGATCAGCCAGTGTTGGCCCAGCTGGCGGACCAGCGCGCCGAGCGAATTATGGCTGTGCATCACCCCCTTGGGGCTGCCCGTTGTGCCGGAAGTGTAGAGGATCATCTGCACCGCATCGGCGTCGACTTGCGGCAGTTCGATGTCGTGCCGCTCGGCCAATAGGTCAGCATAGGCGGTGTGTCCGCGCGCATCGCCGCGCAGAACGACGATTTCGGGCGGTCGCTCCAACTGGCCGCAGACCGTGCCGAGCATCGCGGCATAGTCCTGATTGCGCAGCCGTTCGGGGATGAACACCACGCGGCTGTCGATATCGGGCAGCATGTGCAGCAGCTCGCGCTCGCGCAGCGAAGGCAGGATCGGATGGACGATCATCCCGGCCAGCGTCGCGCCGAGATATATGGTGGCCGATTCGTGCCAGTTGGGCAGCATGAACGAAACGGTGCTGCCGGGTTCGGCGCGAGCGAGCAGCGCGCGGGCCATCGCGCTGGCTTCGTCGAACAAGGTAGCGCAATCGATCTGGCGTTCGCCGTCGATCAGTACGATCCGGCTGGGCGTTTCCGCCGCCGCGCGCCGCAGCGCATCGCCCAGCGTGTCGCAGGTCCACCATCCACCGGCATAGGCCCGCGCCGCGCGATCCTCGTCCCAGCGGATCAGCCGGCCGGCGATCGATCGGCGTCCCTTGTTCGCGATGCTATCCATGTCCGGCCCGACCCGCTTTTTCGTGAAATACGCTGATGGCCTTAATGCGCTTTTCGACGGCCGGTCCATACGCCGGAGCGATTTTCGGTCGGCCTGCGTTCGGCATCGAGCCGGATCACGGCATCGGCGCGATCGGGCATCTCGGTAATGATCCAGCGAGACAGCCGTTCGTAGTGCTGCACGAAGACTGCGATCTGTTCGTCGGTCATCAGGCGGGCGGGGAGTTTCGCTTCCTGCTCGCGGCGCCAGCCGACGATGGTCTCGAAGGCCGGCGGCACGAGCTGGATCAGATAGTCGATCCGTTTAAACAGCGATTGGTAGGTCCGGAGCGCATCATTCGCATGCCGCCGCCAGATGCCTTGCGGATCGGCATCGGCTTCCAGCGTGTTGACCGGATCGGCGAGCGCTTCGTCGCGCTGGGGGACGGCCCCGACGCACCAGCCTTCAAACAGGACGATATCCGCCGGACCCTCGAACCGGGTATCCGCGCCGCGATCGTCGGCCGCCTTGTCGAACGAGGGCAAGGCGAGGCTCTCGCTCGCGATCAGCCGGTCGATCGTACTGGTCATCAGCGCCAGATCATGCGTCCCGGGCGGCCCGCGCGTCGCGAACAAGGGATGTATCGTGTCGGCCAGCGCGCGGCGCTCGGCGCGGGTGAGGTAGAAGTCGTCGATCGAGAGGACCGCCGCCCGCAGCCCCTTTGCTTCCAGCAACAGCCCGAGCGCAGCGGCTCCGGTCGATTTGCCGCTGCCTTGCGGCCCGCACAGTCCGATCAGCGCGGGGCGCTGAATCGTTGCGATCCGTTCGGCCAGCGGTGTCCACAGCAGATCGATCGTATCGGCATATGTGCCGGGAAGCCGCTGCGCGGTCAGAAAAGCGGCGATGTCCGGTCGCGGGGCCACCGCGGCGTCACGCCTTGTCTTTCGGCGCGGCGGAAAGCTGGACGAAATGCATCACCTGGCCCGCCAGAATGCGCAGGTTCGTGCTGAGGCTCGCGTCGCTGCAATCGCCATCGTCGCCGAACAGGCGCGTGGTGGTGTTGGCGGCAACGCCCAGCGGGGTCGGCCAGCCGCGCAGCGCGTGGACGATGGTGCGCAACGCGATCAGCGTCGATCCGGTTGCCTGCCAGCCATAGGCGCAGGCGATGCAACCGACCGCACGCCCGTCCAGATAGACGCGGTCGTCCTTCGCGGTGTCCTCGACATAATCCAGCGCGTTCTTGATCATGCCCGAGATCGAACCGTGATAGCCGGGCGAGGCGATCACGATTCCGTCGGCGCGGCGCACCAGTTCGATCAGCCGCTGCGCTTTGGGATCGCGCTCGGGATTTTCCGGCGCATAGAGCGGCAACACCATATCCGGTCCCGCGAGACACTCGGTCTCCGCGCCCAGCGCCTCAATCTCTTTCAGCGCGGCGCGCAGCACCAGTTCGGAGGAGGATCCGGCGCGCGTGGTGCCGCCGATGCCGAGGATGAAGGGCTTGCTCATCGGAAGGTGGGTATCAGCAGGGCGCGGCCTTGCAACCCGCCTTTTTCGTGCAAGGCGCGCGGGTCCGAGTTGCCAGCGCTATCGGGGTGATGTCATGGACGATACGTCATTCACCTGCCGGAGCGCCTGATCCGTGAAGCTCAGATCCCTGTTGTTCGTCCCCGGCGACCGTCCAGAGCGTTTCCCCAAGGCAGCGGCCAGCGGCGCGGATGCGCTGATCCTCGATCTGGAGGATTCGGTGGCGTTGGAGAAGAAGCCCGAGGCACGTATCGCCATTGCCGAATGGCTGGCGGGCGAGCGTCAGGTGCCGTGCTTCGTGCGGGTCAATCCGCTCGATGGAGTGGAGACGCTCGCCGATCTGGCGGCGGTGATCGAATTGAAGCCCGATGGCATCGTGCTGCCCAAGGCCGAAGGCGCGGCGCCGGTGCGCGCGCTGATCGAACTGGCGGGCGGCAACTGCCCCCCGGTCCTGCCGATCGCAAGCGAGACCGCAGCGGCGATCTTCGAGCTTTCGAGCTATCGCGAGGTATCCGAACATCTCGCCGGCCTGACCTGGGGGGCGGAGGACCTTCCGGCGGCGATCGGTGCAGCGACGTCGCGCAACCCTGACGGCAGCTACACCGCGCCCTACGAGACCGTCCGCTCGCTCGTCCTGTTCGCGGGACATGCGGCAGGCGTGGCGGCGATCGAGACCGTCTATCCCGATATCGCCAATACCGAGGGGCTGGCAGCCTATATCGCGCGCGGGCAGCGTGATGGATTCACCGGCATGATGGCGATCCACCCCAATCAGGTCGCGGCGATCAATGCCGGTTTCACGCCCAGCGAAGCACAGGTGGCACATGCGAAAGCCGTAGTCGCGGCGTTCGCGGAGAGTCCCGGCGCGGGTGCCTTGAAGCTGGACGGGAAGATGATCGACCAGCCGCATCTGAAGCAGGCAAGGGCGTTGCTGGCGCGAGCGGGGGGCTGAGCTCTGGCCCAAGCCCCCGGCGGGAGCGCCGTTCAGGCGGCGCGTTCGCCCGCGGCCTTGCGGAACAGCGCTGCGGAGGCGAGCAGCATCGCGGTGAAAATCGCCGACATCACCGCGCCGGCCATGTCGAGGAACAACGAGACCCCGCCGACCATCGCTTGAGCCACGGCGGCGGCGACCATCGCCCGCGCCATGCCGGCAGGCTGGAAACGGGCCACGAACGCGCCGGCCCCGCCGATCGCGATCACGACCGCGAACATCAGATTGGCCGGGTTGTCCTCGTCGCCGATGATGCCCACCGCTAGGTTTATCCAGATCAGCAGGAAGGTCACCGCGATCGCGATGCCGAATGCGGCGCGGCCGGCGGTGCTGCCCGACACGCGCACCGCGAACTCCACCATCAGGCCGGTGAGCCCGATCAGGATCGCGGCGAAGGCGAAGTCGAACCCGGTCCAGGCGACTTCGCGGGTGAACTGCATCGCGATCAGCGGCGCCAGCAACAGGCCCGCCGCGGTGCCCCAGCCGGCGATCCGCCAGTTGCTGCCGCGCCGTCCGGTTCCGTTCGTCATTTCCATCGCCATTGCCGTGACCTTCTCCATCGAATGAGGTCATGGCTGTGCCGCGTCGCGCGGGTGAGCGTCATGAGCGAAGCGTGAGATTTCGCTGAGGAATGCGGGCAAGAAAAAGGGCGGCGCCTTTCGGCACCGCCCTCGTTCCCCCTTTAATGACGGGCATTAGAACCGAAAATTCCGCGCAGCGCCATAGGTTAGCGGCATTATTTACTTCGATATGGACTCAAGTTCCGCTCCGGCGATGGCGGCTGGTCGCGCCGCGGGCGGGTTCCGGCGCCCGTGCGAAGCGGGGCCACCCTTGCGAAAACCCCTTCTGGCGCTTCGCTCCAGTCTCCACTAATAGCCCCGCCGCTATGGCACGCATCGAAACTCCCAAGCGCATTCGCGGCACCCAGGACATTTTCGGCGACGAGCAGCGTCGCTTCGCGCATGTGCTCGACACGTTCGATCGCGTGCGCCGTCTCTATTGCTTCCAGCGGGTCGACATTCCGGTGTTCGAAGCGACTGGCGTGTTCGCGCGCTCGATGGGTGAAACCTCGGACGTCGTCTCGAAGGAGATGTACACGTTCGAGGACAAGGGCGGCGACCTGATCACCCTGCGCCCCGAATTTACCGCCGGCATCTGCCGCGCGTACATTACCGAAGGCTGGCAGCAGTACGCGCCGATGAAGCTGGTCACCAGCGGCCCGGTGTTCCGCTACGAGCGCCCGCAAAAGGGCCGTTTCCGCCAGTTCCACCAGCTCGACGCCGAGATCATCGGCGCGGCGGAGCCCGCGGCCGACGTGGAACTGCTGGTGCTCGCCGATCAGCTATTGAACGAACTGGGCATTGCCGATGGCGTGACGCTTCAGCTCAACACGCTGGGCGATGCAGAGACGCGGGATGCGTGGCGCACGGCCTTGGTCGCGCATTTCGAGGCGCACAGGGATCAGCTCTCCGAGGACAGCCTGACCCGGCTAGAAAAGAACCCGATGCGGATTCTCGATTCGAAGGACCCGGGCGACCGTGTCGTGGCCGACAGCGCCCCGGATATCGACGCGTATCTGACCGAGGAAGCTGCTTCGTTCTTCAAGGCAGTGACCGACGGGCTGGATGCGGCGGGTGTGGCCTGGACGCGCAACGCGCGGCTGGTGCGCGGGCTGGACTATTACCGCCACACCGCGTTCGAGTTCGTCACTGACCGGCTGGGCGCGCAGGGCACCGTGCTGGCCGGCGGCCGTTATGACGGACTGATCGGTGACCTCGGCGGACCGGAGACGGCGGGCGTGGGCTGGGCGGCTGGCGTCGAGCGGCTAGCGATGATGATCGAGGAGCCGCTGCAAGATCCCGCCAAGGTGGCCGTGGTAGCGGAACTCGAGGAGTTCGAAGCGCAGGCGCTGGACTATACCAATCGTCTGCGTCGCGCCGGCATTGCTGCCGAAGCGTTTGTCACGGGCAGCCCGAAGAAGCGCTATGACCGTGCGGTCAAGACAGGCCCGGCAGCGACGATTTCTCTCTCTCGTCGCAATGATGAGATCGCCACCAGCTGGCGAGAACTGAAGGCGGGCGCGATCAACGAGGCAAAAGTTCGCGAGGCATTGCACCCGTTCGATTTCGGCGGCCCCAACGCATGAAAATCCCCGCCGACCGCATCGCGGCCATCGAGGCGCGGCGCGACGAACTCCAGGCGATGATGGCGACCGGCGATCTGTCGGGCGAGCGCTTCGTGCAGGTGTCGAAGGAATATGCCGAGCTCGAGCCGGTCGCTGTCGCGGCGGGAGAGGTACGGCGGCTGCGGGCCGAGGCGGAATCGCTTCAGCACATGACGCAGGATGCCGATGACGAGCTGCGCCAGATGGCGTCCGAGGAATTGTTCGAGAATACCGCCGCGCTCGAAGCCGCCGAGCGCAGTCTGGCGCTGTCGCTGCTGCCGCGCGACGCCGCCGACGAGCGCGCGGCGATGCTCGAAATCCGCGCGGGCGTGGGCGGGGACGAGGCCGCGCTGTTCGCCGCCGACCTGTTCCGCATGTACCAGCGCTATGCCGACCGGATGGGCTGGCGGGTCGAACTGATCTCGGCCAGCAGCTCGGAAGCGGGCGGCTACAAGGAAGTGATCGCCAGCGTCACCGGCGCGGGCGTGTTTGCCAAGCTCAAGTTCGAAAGCGGCGCGCACCGCGTGCAGCGGGTGCCCGCGACCGAAGCGGGCGGGCGCATCCACACCTCCGCCGCGACCGTCGCGGTGCTGCCCGAGGCCGAGGAAGTCGACGTCAAGATCGACGACAAGGACCTGCGCATCGATATCTATCGCTCGTCCGGCCCCGGCGGCCAGTCGGTCAACACCACCGACTCCGCGGTGCGCATCGTCCATATCCCGACCGGCCTCGTCGTGATCCAGCAGGACGAGAAGTCGCAGCACAAGAACAAGGCCAAGGCGCTGAAGGTGCTGCGCACGCGCCTGTACGAGATGGAACGCGAGCGGCTCCACGCCGAACGCGCCGGCGCGCGCCAGTCGATGGTCGGTTCGGGCGACCGTTCGGAGCGCATCCGCACCTATAATTTCCCGCAGGGCCGGGTGACCGATCACCGCATCAACCTGACACTGCACCGCCTCCCCGAAATCCTCGAAGGCGAGATGGACGAACTGATCGGCGCCCTGATCGCGCAGGATGAAGCCGACCGGCTGGCGCAGCTCGACGGATGATCGGCGCGGCCCTCGCCGCTGCCACGCGAGCGCTCGCGCCGATCAGCGAAACCGCCCGCCTCGACGCCGAACTGCTGATGGCCCACGCGCTGGGCGTCTCGCGCGAGACGATGCTGCTGCGCGGCCTCGATGGCGAAGTACCGGAGGGATTCGACGCCCTTCTCCGGCGCCGCCTGTCGCATGAGCCGATCGCCTACATCACCGGGACCCGCGCTTTCTGGACGATCGACCTAGAGGTCGGCCCGGGAGTCCTCGTCCCTCGCGCCGATAGCGAGACATTGATCGAAACCGCGCTTCACCATTTCGGCGATCGCGCGCCTGCGACGATCCTCGATTTGGGCACCGGCCCCGGCACCCTGCTGCTCGCCGCGCTCGACCAATGGCCGCAGGCGAGGGGGCTTGGCGTCGACGCCTCCGAAGCCGCGCTGGCCTATGCGCGTCGCAACGCAGCGAATCTGACGGGCGATCGCGCGCAGTTCCGCCTGGGCGACTGGGCCGCGGGTGTCGAGGGCCGGTTCGACCTGATCCTGTCGAATCCGCCCTATATCGGCACCGACGAAGTGCTTCCGCCCGAGGTCCGCGACCATGAACCGGGCGAAGCGCTGTTCGCCGGCCCCGACGGACTTGACGATTATCGCAGCATCATCCCCGATCTCCCACGCCTGCTCGCACCGCAAGGAATCGCAATTCTGGAGATCGGCCACACCCAGGCCGAAGCGGTCTCGGCGCTGGTCGAACAACATGGGTTAAGACCCACCGTGACCAACGACCTTAGGGGACTTTCCCGAGTGGTCTCAGCCGTTGAATTGTAGCATTTGGGACATATATTTCTGCTTGGAGATTGGTGCTGCACCCGCTAAGACCGGCACGGGGTAGGGCACTTTCAACCAGGTTGTTGAAAAGCAGGTCGTTGAACAGCGCGACCCCAATCCAGGTCATGTGATCGCCCCGTCCGGCGATCGTGGCAGCCGGGATGTTCCTTTTGGAGCATGCCGCGAACGGTAACACGCATCCGGGACCCAATGGATCGACGGACAGCTTTGTAAAAGACAGGACAAACAGACCTTGATGAACAATCGTCAGGCGAACGGCCGCCGTCGCGGCCGTGGCGGACAGCAGCAGCGTTCGGGTGGTGGCCAGGGTGGCCAGCGCGACAATGGCAACCGGATCGACAGCCGGGCCCGTGGCAACGCTGCGCAGCTGCTCGAGAAATACAAGAATCTCGCGCGCGATGCCCAGATGCAGGGCGATCGCGTCAACACCGAATATTACCTCCAGTTCGCCGACCATTATTTCCGCGTCCTCGCCGAGACTCGCTCGCGCTTCGAGGAGAACAATCCCGGCCAGCAGCAGCGCCGTCCGCAGAATGACGATGATTTCGGCGACGATTTCGGCTTCGAAGCCGAAGGCGATCGCGACGATCAGCCGCGCGGCGACGAGAGTGGCAACCGTGAAGATCGCGCGTCGCGCGAGGGCCGCGAAGAGCGCGCCCCGCGCGAAGGCCGCGGCAGCCGTGACGATCGCGGCAATCGCGAAGCACGCGGCGATCGCGAAGATCGTGGCAACCGCGAGGCCCGTGGCGACCGTGAGGACCGTGGCCCCCGCGAGGATCGTGGTCCGCGTCAAGAGCGTGGCCCGCGTGAAGATCGTGGCGAGCGCCGCAATGGCCGCGCCAACGGCAATAGCCATTACAACGGCGATGAAGCCGAAGGTGGCGAGGCCGTCGTAGCGGCTCAGGCGCCTGAAACCGCCGCCGAGGAAGCGCCGCGTCCCGCACGCCGTGGCCTGCGCGCCCGTCGCGATCGCGATACTTCGGCCGAAGCCGATGCGCCGCAGGGCATCGACGCCGCCATCCTGCCGCCTGCGCTGGGCATCGACCTTGCCGCTTCGGAAGAAGCGCCGGCCGAGGAAAAGCCGAAGGCCCGCCGTGGCCGTCCGCGCCGCGACGTGGAAGCCGCAGCGGAGTAACCACTTCGTCCGTCACCCCTGCTTGCGCGGGGGTGACGGAAAGAAGGCTAATTAATTGCGCGGCCTCTAGCCGCTTCTTCCCAACCTGCTACCATCGCTTCCGAAATCGTTCGGGAGGATCTGATGCGCTGCTTGGCTCTCACCCTGATGGCGCTCCCCGCCATCGCGCAGGCCCAGACGGCGCCCGCGGCCGACAAGACCGCCCAGGGCGATGTCTCGGTCACCATCTACAATAACGATCTGGCGCTGGTTCAGGACAAGCGCACGCTGACCTTGCCCGCGACGCGCACGCGCCAGGAATTCGCCGACGTTTCGGCCGCGATCCGGCCCGAAACCGTCACGGTCAACGGCACCGGCCTTTCGGTCGTCGAGCAGAATTTCGACTACGACCTGCTCAGCCCGGCCAAGCTGATGGAGAAGGCGGTCGGCAGTACGGTCACGCTGATCCGCCGCAACGCCGCGGGCGTCGAGACAACCGAGCAGGCAAAGATCCTCGCCAATAATGGCGGCACCGTCGTCCAGATCGGCAATCGGATCGAGGTGCTCGATCAATATGGCGCCCGCGTCGTCTTCCCGTCGCTGCCGCCCAATTTGCGCGCGCGGCCGACTTTGTCGGTAACCTTCGACAGCGAAACCGCCGGCGCGCGTCCGGTGACGCTGAGCTATCTCTCGCGCGGGCTCGGCTGGAAAGCCGACTATGTCGCACTGTTCGACGATGCCGCGGGCAAGATCGATGTGCAGGGCTGGATCACGCTGACCAACAACAGCGGCACCACCTTCAGCAATGCGCGGACGCTGCTGGTCGCGGGCGCGGTGGGCAATGGCGGCGGGCGTCCGGTGCCGCCGCGCTATGGCCCGCGTCCCAATCAGAGCGTTCCGGGCAATCGCCCGGGCACCGAGACTGCCAACCGCGAGCAGCTTGGCGACTTCTATATCTATCCCCTGGCCGAGCGCACCACGATCGCGCAGGCGCAGCAAAAGCAGGTGAGCTTCCTCGATGTGGCCGGCGCGCCCGCCGCGCGCGCCTATTTCTATCGCAACCAGTGGCTCGGCACCCAGAACGAAGCGGTCAGCGCCGATACCGTGCTGCGCTTCTCCTCGTCGCGCGAAGGCGGGCTGGGCGATGCGCTGCCTGCGGGCACGGTGCGCGTTTACATGCGCGATGCGCGCGGCCAGCCGCAGTTCATCGGCGA
The Sphingomonas sp. G-3-2-10 DNA segment above includes these coding regions:
- a CDS encoding DUF4139 domain-containing protein, with translation MRCLALTLMALPAIAQAQTAPAADKTAQGDVSVTIYNNDLALVQDKRTLTLPATRTRQEFADVSAAIRPETVTVNGTGLSVVEQNFDYDLLSPAKLMEKAVGSTVTLIRRNAAGVETTEQAKILANNGGTVVQIGNRIEVLDQYGARVVFPSLPPNLRARPTLSVTFDSETAGARPVTLSYLSRGLGWKADYVALFDDAAGKIDVQGWITLTNNSGTTFSNARTLLVAGAVGNGGGRPVPPRYGPRPNQSVPGNRPGTETANREQLGDFYIYPLAERTTIAQAQQKQVSFLDVAGAPAARAYFYRNQWLGTQNEAVSADTVLRFSSSREGGLGDALPAGTVRVYMRDARGQPQFIGESNIGHTPMGSSLALKTGEAFDVKVKPTVEKREALDRYRWRTTMRYTFTNARATPVTVEFAQAGLDNYWDDTRIESESQKSERVNSDEAMWKVSVPANGEATVTAVFITRY
- a CDS encoding DUF4167 domain-containing protein, with the protein product MNNRQANGRRRGRGGQQQRSGGGQGGQRDNGNRIDSRARGNAAQLLEKYKNLARDAQMQGDRVNTEYYLQFADHYFRVLAETRSRFEENNPGQQQRRPQNDDDFGDDFGFEAEGDRDDQPRGDESGNREDRASREGREERAPREGRGSRDDRGNREARGDREDRGNREARGDREDRGPREDRGPRQERGPREDRGERRNGRANGNSHYNGDEAEGGEAVVAAQAPETAAEEAPRPARRGLRARRDRDTSAEADAPQGIDAAILPPALGIDLAASEEAPAEEKPKARRGRPRRDVEAAAE
- the prfA gene encoding peptide chain release factor 1, which produces MKIPADRIAAIEARRDELQAMMATGDLSGERFVQVSKEYAELEPVAVAAGEVRRLRAEAESLQHMTQDADDELRQMASEELFENTAALEAAERSLALSLLPRDAADERAAMLEIRAGVGGDEAALFAADLFRMYQRYADRMGWRVELISASSSEAGGYKEVIASVTGAGVFAKLKFESGAHRVQRVPATEAGGRIHTSAATVAVLPEAEEVDVKIDDKDLRIDIYRSSGPGGQSVNTTDSAVRIVHIPTGLVVIQQDEKSQHKNKAKALKVLRTRLYEMERERLHAERAGARQSMVGSGDRSERIRTYNFPQGRVTDHRINLTLHRLPEILEGEMDELIGALIAQDEADRLAQLDG
- the prmC gene encoding peptide chain release factor N(5)-glutamine methyltransferase, which produces MIGAALAAATRALAPISETARLDAELLMAHALGVSRETMLLRGLDGEVPEGFDALLRRRLSHEPIAYITGTRAFWTIDLEVGPGVLVPRADSETLIETALHHFGDRAPATILDLGTGPGTLLLAALDQWPQARGLGVDASEAALAYARRNAANLTGDRAQFRLGDWAAGVEGRFDLILSNPPYIGTDEVLPPEVRDHEPGEALFAGPDGLDDYRSIIPDLPRLLAPQGIAILEIGHTQAEAVSALVEQHGLRPTVTNDLRGLSRVVSAVEL